From a region of the Armatimonas rosea genome:
- a CDS encoding sugar phosphate isomerase/epimerase family protein: MQLGIGAWRWGQHYGRRLKRLEDHYDEALASVKAAGASCFEPFLSEDAADRERLGKAMDRHGLALLSTYRNVRLHEPGAEASFDALTEAALWAKARGAQCLTINAEPLAWGKPQDKTDDQLRLQGRALRALCSTLSAEGVLVAYHIHDAELRHGARELHAMLAAVPAELMGFCFDPQWVHRGCGGSQVAVETLLSLYGERLCCLHLRQTQGGIFTESFQQGGDIDFTPIAAYVTQHCPTIPVYIEQGWEPGTPESLSRTDTDQRSITEARELFGS; this comes from the coding sequence ATGCAACTAGGAATCGGAGCCTGGCGGTGGGGCCAGCACTACGGGCGGCGGCTCAAGCGCCTGGAAGACCACTACGATGAGGCACTCGCCAGTGTAAAAGCGGCGGGGGCGAGCTGTTTTGAGCCCTTTCTCTCGGAGGACGCGGCGGATCGGGAGCGCTTAGGGAAGGCGATGGACAGGCACGGGCTGGCGCTGCTCTCGACCTACCGAAATGTCCGCCTGCACGAGCCCGGTGCCGAGGCGAGCTTCGATGCGCTCACCGAGGCGGCACTCTGGGCCAAGGCGCGGGGCGCACAGTGCCTGACGATCAATGCGGAGCCGCTGGCGTGGGGCAAGCCGCAGGACAAGACCGACGACCAGCTGCGCCTGCAAGGCCGTGCCCTGCGTGCGCTCTGTAGCACCCTGAGTGCCGAGGGCGTCCTGGTCGCCTACCACATCCACGATGCCGAGCTGCGCCACGGGGCGCGCGAGCTCCACGCCATGCTGGCCGCAGTTCCTGCCGAGCTCATGGGCTTTTGTTTCGATCCCCAGTGGGTGCACCGTGGCTGCGGCGGTAGCCAGGTCGCGGTGGAGACCCTGCTCTCCCTCTACGGCGAGCGCCTCTGCTGTCTGCACCTGCGCCAGACCCAGGGCGGCATTTTTACCGAGAGCTTCCAGCAAGGCGGCGACATCGACTTTACCCCCATCGCGGCCTACGTAACACAGCACTGCCCCACCATCCCGGTCTATATCGAGCAAGGCTGGGAGCCCGGCACGCCCGAGTCCCTCTCCCGCACCGATACCGACCAGCGCAGCATCACCGAGGCACGCGAGCTGTTTGGTTCCTAA
- a CDS encoding phytanoyl-CoA dioxygenase family protein, with the protein METTALPFRLTDDERRHFNEQGYLIVEDALNREQVARLTALTDTVHEKKLAAGFDPHTALFYPNFIPDAPEFADLVDYEKILPKVWGILGWNIYLYHAHLIVTPPSGKPRDNKTFGWHQDSGRVNQEMESHPRPRLSLKVAYFLSDTSEEGRGNFWIIPGSHLDDTLTLPENREGQPAGAIPVKVKPGTAVFFDRRLWHTASPNWSEITRKILFYGYGYRWIRTKDDMTVQDLWPHSDPIRKQLLGYGTNCNGFYSPTDDDVPLRVWLREHSPDEAR; encoded by the coding sequence ATGGAAACAACGGCGCTACCGTTCCGCCTCACCGACGATGAGCGAAGGCACTTTAACGAGCAAGGGTATCTGATTGTCGAGGACGCACTCAACCGCGAGCAGGTCGCACGCCTGACCGCCCTCACCGACACGGTCCACGAAAAGAAGCTCGCGGCAGGCTTCGATCCGCACACGGCTCTCTTCTACCCTAACTTCATCCCCGATGCCCCGGAGTTCGCGGACTTAGTGGACTACGAGAAGATTCTACCAAAGGTCTGGGGCATTCTGGGCTGGAATATCTACCTCTACCACGCGCATCTGATCGTCACGCCGCCCTCGGGCAAGCCGCGCGACAACAAGACCTTTGGCTGGCACCAGGACAGCGGTCGGGTCAACCAAGAAATGGAGAGTCACCCGCGTCCGCGCCTCTCGCTGAAAGTGGCGTATTTTCTCTCCGACACCAGCGAGGAGGGGCGCGGCAACTTCTGGATCATCCCCGGGAGCCATTTAGACGACACCCTCACGCTCCCGGAGAACCGCGAAGGCCAGCCCGCGGGCGCGATTCCCGTGAAGGTGAAGCCCGGCACCGCGGTGTTCTTCGACCGGCGCCTCTGGCACACCGCCAGCCCCAACTGGAGCGAGATCACCCGCAAGATTCTCTTCTACGGCTACGGCTACCGCTGGATTCGCACCAAGGACGACATGACGGTCCAGGACCTCTGGCCCCACTCCGATCCGATCCGCAAGCAGCTCCTCGGCTACGGCACCAACTGCAACGGCTTCTACTCGCCCACCGACGACGATGTCCCGCTGCGGGTCTGGCTCCGAGAACACTCCCCCGACGAGGCACGCTAA